A region of Catenibacterium mitsuokai DNA encodes the following proteins:
- a CDS encoding ABC transporter ATP-binding protein, whose product MSLLEVKNLKKVYTTRFSSQQVTALSNVSFSVEEGEYVAIMGESGSGKTTLLNILASLDTPTSGEVLLNGEDITKISEKHISQFRRKNLGFVFQDFNLLDTFSLRDNIFLPLVLSKENYDVMETKLNHLAPQLGIESLLDKYPYEVSGGQKQRAAVARALITHPQIILADEPTGALDSKSTDDLLNIFDHVNKEGQTIVMVTHSTKAASFAKRVLFIRDGQVYHQIYKGDKTNEEMYQAISDTLTLLQTGGK is encoded by the coding sequence ATGTCATTATTAGAAGTTAAAAACTTAAAAAAAGTTTATACAACGCGTTTTTCATCTCAGCAGGTCACTGCTCTGTCTAATGTCTCTTTTTCAGTAGAAGAAGGGGAATATGTAGCGATTATGGGTGAATCAGGAAGTGGTAAGACAACACTTTTAAATATCTTAGCATCTCTAGATACACCAACAAGTGGAGAAGTGTTACTTAATGGAGAAGATATTACTAAAATCAGTGAAAAGCATATTTCACAGTTTAGAAGAAAGAATCTTGGTTTTGTATTTCAGGATTTCAACTTATTAGATACATTCTCTTTACGTGATAATATCTTTTTACCTTTAGTTTTATCTAAAGAAAACTATGATGTGATGGAAACTAAATTGAATCACTTAGCACCACAGCTAGGTATTGAATCACTACTGGATAAATACCCTTATGAAGTATCAGGAGGACAGAAACAAAGAGCTGCTGTTGCAAGAGCTTTAATTACCCATCCTCAGATTATCTTAGCTGATGAACCAACAGGTGCCTTAGATTCTAAATCTACAGATGATTTATTAAATATCTTTGATCATGTAAATAAAGAAGGACAGACTATTGTGATGGTTACTCATAGTACCAAAGCAGCTAGCTTTGCGAAACGTGTCTTATTTATACGTGATGGACAGGTCTATCATCAGATCTATAAAGGAGATAAGACGAACGAAGAAATGTATCAGGCAATCAGTGATACACTTACACTACTCCAGACAGGAGGTAAGTAA